A single genomic interval of Theropithecus gelada isolate Dixy chromosome 16, Tgel_1.0, whole genome shotgun sequence harbors:
- the GEMIN4 gene encoding gem-associated protein 4 isoform X1: MFVFSQAQAASSGSRVLAPPHRVRAHTVHFLGSTSRQKRLGSGPLLSEGSAPRGRSASRDWPLNICEEMTILHGGFLLAEQLFRPKALAELTKSDWERVGRPIVEALREISSAAAHSQPFAWKKKALIIIWAKVLQPHPVTPSDTETRWQEDLFFSVGNMIPTINHTVLFELLKSLEASGLFIQLLMALPTTIRHAELERFLEHVTVDTSSEDVAFFLDVWWEMMKHKGHPQDPLLSQFSAMAHKYLPALDEIPHPPKRLRSDPDVCPTMPLLAMLLRGLTQIQSQILGPGRRCYALANLADMLTVFALMEDDPQEVSATMYLDKLATVISVWNSDTQNPYHQQALAEKVKEAERDVSLTSLAKLPSETIFVGCEFLHRLLREWGEELQAVLRSSQGTSYDSYRLCDSLTSFSQNAALYLNRTSLSKEERQVVSELAECVRDFLRKTSTVLKNRALEDITASIAMAVIQQKMDRHMEVCHIFASEKKWAFSEEWVACLGSNRALFREPDLVLRLLETVIDVSTTDRAVPESQIRQVIHLVLECYADLSLPDKNKVLAGILHSWGRKGLSEKLPAYVEGFQEELNTTFNQLTQSASEQGLAKAVASVARLIIVHPEVTVKKMCSLAVVNLGAHKFLAQILTAFPALRFVEEQSPNSSATFMVSCLRETVWMKFSTPKEEKQFLELLNCLMHPVKPQGIPVAALLEPEEVLREFVLPFLRLDVEEVDLSLKIFIQTLEADTCQEEYWLQTCSPFPLLFSLCQLLDGFSKYWQLPKEKRCLSLDRKDLAIHILELLCEIVSANAETFSPDAWVKSLSWLHRKLEQLDWTVGLRLKNFFEGHFKCEVPATLFEICKLSEDEWTSQAHPGYGAGTGLLAWMECCCVSSGISERMLSLLVVDVGNPEEVRLFSKGFLVALVQVMPWCSPQEWQRLHQLTRRLLEKQLLHVPYSLEYIQFVPLLNLKPFAQELQLSVLFLRTFQFLCSQSCHNWLPLEGWNHVVKLLCGSLTRLLDSVRLIQSAGPWAQGPEQDLTQEALFVYTQVFCHALHIMAMLHPEVCEPLYVLALETLTCYETLSKTNPSVSSLLQRAHEQRFLKSIAEGISPEERRQTLLQKMNSF; the protein is encoded by the exons ATGTTTGTGTTTTCTCAAGCACAGGCTGCAAGCTCGGGGTCCCGCGTACTGGCGCCACCCCACCGTGTTCGGGCGCACACGGTGCATTTTCTGGGGAGCACCAGCCGTCAAAAGCGTCTAGGATCCGGGCCGCTGCTGTCTGAGGGCTCGGCGCCGCGCGGCAGGAGCGCGTCGAGGGACT GGCCCTTGAACATCTGTGAAGAAATGACTATTCTGCATGGAGGCTTCTTGCTGGCCGAGCAGCTGTTCCGCCCCAAGGCACTGGCAGAATTGACAAAGTCTGACTGGGAACGTGTTGGACGCCCCATCGTGGAGGCCTTAAGGGAGATCTCCTCGGCCGCGGCACACTCCCAGCCCTTTGCCTGGAAGAAGAAAGCCCTGATTATCATCTGGGCCAAGGTTCTGCAGCCGCACCCCGTGACCCCCTCCGACACGGAGACACGGTGGCAGGAAGACCTGTTCTTCTCGGTGGGCAACATGATCCCCACCATCAACCACACTGTCCTCTTTGAGCTGCTCAAATCCCTGGAAGCTTCTGGACTCTTTATCCAGCTCCTgatggccctgcccaccaccatcCGCCATGCAGAACTAGAGCGCTTTCTGGAGCACGTGACTGTTGACACTTCTTCTGAAGACGTGGCCTTCTTCCTGGACGTCTGGTGGGAGATGATGAAGCACAAGGGTCACCCGCAGGACCCCCTGCTCTCCCAGTTTAGTGCAATGGCCCATAAGTACCTGCCTGCCTTAGATGAGATCCCCCATCCTCCAAAGAGGCTTAGGTCAGACCCAGAcgtgtgccccaccatgcccctGTTGGCCATGCTGCTCCGCGGGCTGACACAGATCCAAAGTCAGATCCTGGGCCCGGGGAGAAGGTGCTATGCGCTGGCCAACCTGGCCGACATGCTGACCGTGTTTGCGCTGATGGAGGACGACCCCCAGGAGGTGTCTGCAACCATGTATCTGGACAAACTGGCCACCGTGATCTCCGTGTGGAACTCAGACACCCAGAACCCCTACCACCAGCAGGCGCTGGCAGAGAAGGTGAAGGAGGCAGAACGGGATGTCAGCCTGACCTCACTGGCCAAACTCCCCAGTGAGACCATTTTCGTGGGCTGTGAGTTCCTGCACCGCCTGCTGCGGGAGTGGGGGGAGGAGCTGCAGGCCGTGCTCCGCAGCAGCCAGGGGACAAGTTATGACAGCTACAGGCTATGCGACAGTCTGACTTCCTTCAGCCAGAACGCAGCGCTCTACCTGAACCGCACCAGCCTGTCCAAGGAGGAGAGGCAGGTGGTCTCTGAGCTGGCGGAGTGTGTCAGGGACTTCCTGAGGAAAACGAGCACGGTGCTGAAGAACAGGGCCTTGGAGGACATCACAGCTTCCATCGCCATGGCCGTCATCCAGCAGAAGATGGACCGTCATATGGAAGTGTGCCACATTTTTGCTTCTGAGAAGAAGTGGGCCTTCTCGGAGGAGTGGGTAGCCTGCCTGGGGAGTAACAGGGCCCTCTTCCGAGAGCCAGACTTGGTGTTGAGGCTGCTGGAAACAGTGATAGACGTCAGCACAACTGACAGGGCCGTCCCCGAGTCTCAGATCcggcaggtgatccacctggtcCTGGAATGTTACGCAGACCTCTCCCTGccagataaaaataaagtccTTGCAGGTATCCTGCATTCCTGGGGGCGAAAGGGCCTCTCTGAAAAGTTGCCGGCTTATGTGGAAGGTTTTCAGGAAGAACTCAATACGACTTTTAACCAGCTCACTCAGAGTGCCTCCGAACAGGGCTTGGCGAAAGCTGTGGCCTCCGTGGCCCGCCTGATCATAGTGCACCCCGAAGTCACGGTgaagaaaatgtgcagcctggcTGTGGTCAATCTCGGCGCCCACAAGTTCCTGGCCCAGATTCTCACTGCCTTCCCTGCCCTTCGGTTCGTGGAAGAACAGAGTCCCAATTCATCTGCCACGTTCATGGTGTCATGCCTCAGAGAAACCGTCTGGATGAAGTTCTCTACACCCaaggaagaaaagcaattttTAGAGCTCCTGAACTGCCTGATGCATCCCGTGAAGCCCCAGGGGATTCCAGTAGCTGCTCTTCTTGAGCCAGAGGAGGTGCTGAGGGAGTTTGTCCTGCCTTTCTTGAGGTTAGATGTTGAAGAGGTAGACCTCAGTCTGAAGATCTTCATCCAGACTCTAGAAGCAGACACATGCCAAGAGGAGTACTGGCTCCAGACCTGCTCCCCGTTTCCACTCCTCTTCAGCTTGTGCCAGCTCTTAGACGGCTTCAGCAAATACTGGCAGCTCCCCAAGGAGAAGCGGTGCCTCTCTTTGGATAGGAAGGATCTGGCAATCCATATCCTGGAGCTCCTGTGTGAAATCGTATCAGCCAATGCCGAGACCTTCTCCCCGGACGCCTGGGTCAAGTCCCTGTCCTGGCTCCACCGCAAGTTAGAACAGCTGGACTGGACTGTGGGCCTGAGGCTGAAGAACTTCTTTGAGGGGCACTTCAAGTGTGAAGTGCCAGCCACACTTTTTGAGATCTGTAAGCTTTCGGAAGACGAGTGGACCTCCCAGGCCCACCCAGGCTACGGAGCCGGCACGGGGCTCCTGGCCTGGATGGAGTGCTGCTGTGTCTCCAGTGGCATCTCAGAGAGGATGCTGTCTCTCTTGGTGGTGGACGTGGGCAATCCTGAGGAGGTCAGACTGTTCAGCAAAGGCTTTCTGGTGGCCCTGGTACAAGTCATGCCTTGGTGCAGCCCTCAGGAGTGGCAGCGCCTTCACCAGCTGACCAGGAGACTGCTGGAGAAGCAGCTTCTCCATGTCCCGTATAGCCTGGAATATATTCAGTTTGTTCCCCTGCTCAACCTGAAGCCGTTTGCCCAGGAGCTGCAACTCTCCGTACTCTTCCTGAGGactttccagtttctctgcagCCAGAGCTGTCATAATTGGCTTCCTCTGGAGGGCTGGAACCATGTGGTCAAACTCCTCTGTGGCAGTCTGACCCGCCTGCTGGACTCAGTCAGGCTGATACAGTCAGCTGGCCCTTGGGCCCAAGGACCAGAGCAGGACCTGACCCAGGAAGCCCTGTTTGTTTACACCCAGGTGTTCTGCCATGCTCTGCATATCATGGCCATGCTCCACCCGGAGGTCTGTGAGCCACTCTACGTTTTAGCCTTGGAAACCCTCACCTGCTATGAGACTCTGAGCAAGACCAACCCTTCTGTCAGCTCCTTGCTCCAGAGGGCGCACGAGCAGCGCTTCTTAAAGTCCATTGCTGAGGGCATCAGCCCGGAAGAACGGCGCCAAACCCTGTTGCAGAAGATGAACAGCTTCTGA
- the GEMIN4 gene encoding gem-associated protein 4 isoform X4, translating into MTILHGGFLLAEQLFRPKALAELTKSDWERVGRPIVEALREISSAAAHSQPFAWKKKALIIIWAKVLQPHPVTPSDTETRWQEDLFFSVGNMIPTINHTVLFELLKSLEASGLFIQLLMALPTTIRHAELERFLEHVTVDTSSEDVAFFLDVWWEMMKHKGHPQDPLLSQFSAMAHKYLPALDEIPHPPKRLRSDPDVCPTMPLLAMLLRGLTQIQSQILGPGRRCYALANLADMLTVFALMEDDPQEVSATMYLDKLATVISVWNSDTQNPYHQQALAEKVKEAERDVSLTSLAKLPSETIFVGCEFLHRLLREWGEELQAVLRSSQGTSYDSYRLCDSLTSFSQNAALYLNRTSLSKEERQVVSELAECVRDFLRKTSTVLKNRALEDITASIAMAVIQQKMDRHMEVCHIFASEKKWAFSEEWVACLGSNRALFREPDLVLRLLETVIDVSTTDRAVPESQIRQVIHLVLECYADLSLPDKNKVLAGILHSWGRKGLSEKLPAYVEGFQEELNTTFNQLTQSASEQGLAKAVASVARLIIVHPEVTVKKMCSLAVVNLGAHKFLAQILTAFPALRFVEEQSPNSSATFMVSCLRETVWMKFSTPKEEKQFLELLNCLMHPVKPQGIPVAALLEPEEVLREFVLPFLRLDVEEVDLSLKIFIQTLEADTCQEEYWLQTCSPFPLLFSLCQLLDGFSKYWQLPKEKRCLSLDRKDLAIHILELLCEIVSANAETFSPDAWVKSLSWLHRKLEQLDWTVGLRLKNFFEGHFKCEVPATLFEICKLSEDEWTSQAHPGYGAGTGLLAWMECCCVSSGISERMLSLLVVDVGNPEEVRLFSKGFLVALVQVMPWCSPQEWQRLHQLTRRLLEKQLLHVPYSLEYIQFVPLLNLKPFAQELQLSVLFLRTFQFLCSQSCHNWLPLEGWNHVVKLLCGSLTRLLDSVRLIQSAGPWAQGPEQDLTQEALFVYTQVFCHALHIMAMLHPEVCEPLYVLALETLTCYETLSKTNPSVSSLLQRAHEQRFLKSIAEGISPEERRQTLLQKMNSF; encoded by the coding sequence ATGACTATTCTGCATGGAGGCTTCTTGCTGGCCGAGCAGCTGTTCCGCCCCAAGGCACTGGCAGAATTGACAAAGTCTGACTGGGAACGTGTTGGACGCCCCATCGTGGAGGCCTTAAGGGAGATCTCCTCGGCCGCGGCACACTCCCAGCCCTTTGCCTGGAAGAAGAAAGCCCTGATTATCATCTGGGCCAAGGTTCTGCAGCCGCACCCCGTGACCCCCTCCGACACGGAGACACGGTGGCAGGAAGACCTGTTCTTCTCGGTGGGCAACATGATCCCCACCATCAACCACACTGTCCTCTTTGAGCTGCTCAAATCCCTGGAAGCTTCTGGACTCTTTATCCAGCTCCTgatggccctgcccaccaccatcCGCCATGCAGAACTAGAGCGCTTTCTGGAGCACGTGACTGTTGACACTTCTTCTGAAGACGTGGCCTTCTTCCTGGACGTCTGGTGGGAGATGATGAAGCACAAGGGTCACCCGCAGGACCCCCTGCTCTCCCAGTTTAGTGCAATGGCCCATAAGTACCTGCCTGCCTTAGATGAGATCCCCCATCCTCCAAAGAGGCTTAGGTCAGACCCAGAcgtgtgccccaccatgcccctGTTGGCCATGCTGCTCCGCGGGCTGACACAGATCCAAAGTCAGATCCTGGGCCCGGGGAGAAGGTGCTATGCGCTGGCCAACCTGGCCGACATGCTGACCGTGTTTGCGCTGATGGAGGACGACCCCCAGGAGGTGTCTGCAACCATGTATCTGGACAAACTGGCCACCGTGATCTCCGTGTGGAACTCAGACACCCAGAACCCCTACCACCAGCAGGCGCTGGCAGAGAAGGTGAAGGAGGCAGAACGGGATGTCAGCCTGACCTCACTGGCCAAACTCCCCAGTGAGACCATTTTCGTGGGCTGTGAGTTCCTGCACCGCCTGCTGCGGGAGTGGGGGGAGGAGCTGCAGGCCGTGCTCCGCAGCAGCCAGGGGACAAGTTATGACAGCTACAGGCTATGCGACAGTCTGACTTCCTTCAGCCAGAACGCAGCGCTCTACCTGAACCGCACCAGCCTGTCCAAGGAGGAGAGGCAGGTGGTCTCTGAGCTGGCGGAGTGTGTCAGGGACTTCCTGAGGAAAACGAGCACGGTGCTGAAGAACAGGGCCTTGGAGGACATCACAGCTTCCATCGCCATGGCCGTCATCCAGCAGAAGATGGACCGTCATATGGAAGTGTGCCACATTTTTGCTTCTGAGAAGAAGTGGGCCTTCTCGGAGGAGTGGGTAGCCTGCCTGGGGAGTAACAGGGCCCTCTTCCGAGAGCCAGACTTGGTGTTGAGGCTGCTGGAAACAGTGATAGACGTCAGCACAACTGACAGGGCCGTCCCCGAGTCTCAGATCcggcaggtgatccacctggtcCTGGAATGTTACGCAGACCTCTCCCTGccagataaaaataaagtccTTGCAGGTATCCTGCATTCCTGGGGGCGAAAGGGCCTCTCTGAAAAGTTGCCGGCTTATGTGGAAGGTTTTCAGGAAGAACTCAATACGACTTTTAACCAGCTCACTCAGAGTGCCTCCGAACAGGGCTTGGCGAAAGCTGTGGCCTCCGTGGCCCGCCTGATCATAGTGCACCCCGAAGTCACGGTgaagaaaatgtgcagcctggcTGTGGTCAATCTCGGCGCCCACAAGTTCCTGGCCCAGATTCTCACTGCCTTCCCTGCCCTTCGGTTCGTGGAAGAACAGAGTCCCAATTCATCTGCCACGTTCATGGTGTCATGCCTCAGAGAAACCGTCTGGATGAAGTTCTCTACACCCaaggaagaaaagcaattttTAGAGCTCCTGAACTGCCTGATGCATCCCGTGAAGCCCCAGGGGATTCCAGTAGCTGCTCTTCTTGAGCCAGAGGAGGTGCTGAGGGAGTTTGTCCTGCCTTTCTTGAGGTTAGATGTTGAAGAGGTAGACCTCAGTCTGAAGATCTTCATCCAGACTCTAGAAGCAGACACATGCCAAGAGGAGTACTGGCTCCAGACCTGCTCCCCGTTTCCACTCCTCTTCAGCTTGTGCCAGCTCTTAGACGGCTTCAGCAAATACTGGCAGCTCCCCAAGGAGAAGCGGTGCCTCTCTTTGGATAGGAAGGATCTGGCAATCCATATCCTGGAGCTCCTGTGTGAAATCGTATCAGCCAATGCCGAGACCTTCTCCCCGGACGCCTGGGTCAAGTCCCTGTCCTGGCTCCACCGCAAGTTAGAACAGCTGGACTGGACTGTGGGCCTGAGGCTGAAGAACTTCTTTGAGGGGCACTTCAAGTGTGAAGTGCCAGCCACACTTTTTGAGATCTGTAAGCTTTCGGAAGACGAGTGGACCTCCCAGGCCCACCCAGGCTACGGAGCCGGCACGGGGCTCCTGGCCTGGATGGAGTGCTGCTGTGTCTCCAGTGGCATCTCAGAGAGGATGCTGTCTCTCTTGGTGGTGGACGTGGGCAATCCTGAGGAGGTCAGACTGTTCAGCAAAGGCTTTCTGGTGGCCCTGGTACAAGTCATGCCTTGGTGCAGCCCTCAGGAGTGGCAGCGCCTTCACCAGCTGACCAGGAGACTGCTGGAGAAGCAGCTTCTCCATGTCCCGTATAGCCTGGAATATATTCAGTTTGTTCCCCTGCTCAACCTGAAGCCGTTTGCCCAGGAGCTGCAACTCTCCGTACTCTTCCTGAGGactttccagtttctctgcagCCAGAGCTGTCATAATTGGCTTCCTCTGGAGGGCTGGAACCATGTGGTCAAACTCCTCTGTGGCAGTCTGACCCGCCTGCTGGACTCAGTCAGGCTGATACAGTCAGCTGGCCCTTGGGCCCAAGGACCAGAGCAGGACCTGACCCAGGAAGCCCTGTTTGTTTACACCCAGGTGTTCTGCCATGCTCTGCATATCATGGCCATGCTCCACCCGGAGGTCTGTGAGCCACTCTACGTTTTAGCCTTGGAAACCCTCACCTGCTATGAGACTCTGAGCAAGACCAACCCTTCTGTCAGCTCCTTGCTCCAGAGGGCGCACGAGCAGCGCTTCTTAAAGTCCATTGCTGAGGGCATCAGCCCGGAAGAACGGCGCCAAACCCTGTTGCAGAAGATGAACAGCTTCTGA
- the GEMIN4 gene encoding gem-associated protein 4 isoform X3, translated as MDLGPLNICEEMTILHGGFLLAEQLFRPKALAELTKSDWERVGRPIVEALREISSAAAHSQPFAWKKKALIIIWAKVLQPHPVTPSDTETRWQEDLFFSVGNMIPTINHTVLFELLKSLEASGLFIQLLMALPTTIRHAELERFLEHVTVDTSSEDVAFFLDVWWEMMKHKGHPQDPLLSQFSAMAHKYLPALDEIPHPPKRLRSDPDVCPTMPLLAMLLRGLTQIQSQILGPGRRCYALANLADMLTVFALMEDDPQEVSATMYLDKLATVISVWNSDTQNPYHQQALAEKVKEAERDVSLTSLAKLPSETIFVGCEFLHRLLREWGEELQAVLRSSQGTSYDSYRLCDSLTSFSQNAALYLNRTSLSKEERQVVSELAECVRDFLRKTSTVLKNRALEDITASIAMAVIQQKMDRHMEVCHIFASEKKWAFSEEWVACLGSNRALFREPDLVLRLLETVIDVSTTDRAVPESQIRQVIHLVLECYADLSLPDKNKVLAGILHSWGRKGLSEKLPAYVEGFQEELNTTFNQLTQSASEQGLAKAVASVARLIIVHPEVTVKKMCSLAVVNLGAHKFLAQILTAFPALRFVEEQSPNSSATFMVSCLRETVWMKFSTPKEEKQFLELLNCLMHPVKPQGIPVAALLEPEEVLREFVLPFLRLDVEEVDLSLKIFIQTLEADTCQEEYWLQTCSPFPLLFSLCQLLDGFSKYWQLPKEKRCLSLDRKDLAIHILELLCEIVSANAETFSPDAWVKSLSWLHRKLEQLDWTVGLRLKNFFEGHFKCEVPATLFEICKLSEDEWTSQAHPGYGAGTGLLAWMECCCVSSGISERMLSLLVVDVGNPEEVRLFSKGFLVALVQVMPWCSPQEWQRLHQLTRRLLEKQLLHVPYSLEYIQFVPLLNLKPFAQELQLSVLFLRTFQFLCSQSCHNWLPLEGWNHVVKLLCGSLTRLLDSVRLIQSAGPWAQGPEQDLTQEALFVYTQVFCHALHIMAMLHPEVCEPLYVLALETLTCYETLSKTNPSVSSLLQRAHEQRFLKSIAEGISPEERRQTLLQKMNSF; from the exons ATGGACCTAG GGCCCTTGAACATCTGTGAAGAAATGACTATTCTGCATGGAGGCTTCTTGCTGGCCGAGCAGCTGTTCCGCCCCAAGGCACTGGCAGAATTGACAAAGTCTGACTGGGAACGTGTTGGACGCCCCATCGTGGAGGCCTTAAGGGAGATCTCCTCGGCCGCGGCACACTCCCAGCCCTTTGCCTGGAAGAAGAAAGCCCTGATTATCATCTGGGCCAAGGTTCTGCAGCCGCACCCCGTGACCCCCTCCGACACGGAGACACGGTGGCAGGAAGACCTGTTCTTCTCGGTGGGCAACATGATCCCCACCATCAACCACACTGTCCTCTTTGAGCTGCTCAAATCCCTGGAAGCTTCTGGACTCTTTATCCAGCTCCTgatggccctgcccaccaccatcCGCCATGCAGAACTAGAGCGCTTTCTGGAGCACGTGACTGTTGACACTTCTTCTGAAGACGTGGCCTTCTTCCTGGACGTCTGGTGGGAGATGATGAAGCACAAGGGTCACCCGCAGGACCCCCTGCTCTCCCAGTTTAGTGCAATGGCCCATAAGTACCTGCCTGCCTTAGATGAGATCCCCCATCCTCCAAAGAGGCTTAGGTCAGACCCAGAcgtgtgccccaccatgcccctGTTGGCCATGCTGCTCCGCGGGCTGACACAGATCCAAAGTCAGATCCTGGGCCCGGGGAGAAGGTGCTATGCGCTGGCCAACCTGGCCGACATGCTGACCGTGTTTGCGCTGATGGAGGACGACCCCCAGGAGGTGTCTGCAACCATGTATCTGGACAAACTGGCCACCGTGATCTCCGTGTGGAACTCAGACACCCAGAACCCCTACCACCAGCAGGCGCTGGCAGAGAAGGTGAAGGAGGCAGAACGGGATGTCAGCCTGACCTCACTGGCCAAACTCCCCAGTGAGACCATTTTCGTGGGCTGTGAGTTCCTGCACCGCCTGCTGCGGGAGTGGGGGGAGGAGCTGCAGGCCGTGCTCCGCAGCAGCCAGGGGACAAGTTATGACAGCTACAGGCTATGCGACAGTCTGACTTCCTTCAGCCAGAACGCAGCGCTCTACCTGAACCGCACCAGCCTGTCCAAGGAGGAGAGGCAGGTGGTCTCTGAGCTGGCGGAGTGTGTCAGGGACTTCCTGAGGAAAACGAGCACGGTGCTGAAGAACAGGGCCTTGGAGGACATCACAGCTTCCATCGCCATGGCCGTCATCCAGCAGAAGATGGACCGTCATATGGAAGTGTGCCACATTTTTGCTTCTGAGAAGAAGTGGGCCTTCTCGGAGGAGTGGGTAGCCTGCCTGGGGAGTAACAGGGCCCTCTTCCGAGAGCCAGACTTGGTGTTGAGGCTGCTGGAAACAGTGATAGACGTCAGCACAACTGACAGGGCCGTCCCCGAGTCTCAGATCcggcaggtgatccacctggtcCTGGAATGTTACGCAGACCTCTCCCTGccagataaaaataaagtccTTGCAGGTATCCTGCATTCCTGGGGGCGAAAGGGCCTCTCTGAAAAGTTGCCGGCTTATGTGGAAGGTTTTCAGGAAGAACTCAATACGACTTTTAACCAGCTCACTCAGAGTGCCTCCGAACAGGGCTTGGCGAAAGCTGTGGCCTCCGTGGCCCGCCTGATCATAGTGCACCCCGAAGTCACGGTgaagaaaatgtgcagcctggcTGTGGTCAATCTCGGCGCCCACAAGTTCCTGGCCCAGATTCTCACTGCCTTCCCTGCCCTTCGGTTCGTGGAAGAACAGAGTCCCAATTCATCTGCCACGTTCATGGTGTCATGCCTCAGAGAAACCGTCTGGATGAAGTTCTCTACACCCaaggaagaaaagcaattttTAGAGCTCCTGAACTGCCTGATGCATCCCGTGAAGCCCCAGGGGATTCCAGTAGCTGCTCTTCTTGAGCCAGAGGAGGTGCTGAGGGAGTTTGTCCTGCCTTTCTTGAGGTTAGATGTTGAAGAGGTAGACCTCAGTCTGAAGATCTTCATCCAGACTCTAGAAGCAGACACATGCCAAGAGGAGTACTGGCTCCAGACCTGCTCCCCGTTTCCACTCCTCTTCAGCTTGTGCCAGCTCTTAGACGGCTTCAGCAAATACTGGCAGCTCCCCAAGGAGAAGCGGTGCCTCTCTTTGGATAGGAAGGATCTGGCAATCCATATCCTGGAGCTCCTGTGTGAAATCGTATCAGCCAATGCCGAGACCTTCTCCCCGGACGCCTGGGTCAAGTCCCTGTCCTGGCTCCACCGCAAGTTAGAACAGCTGGACTGGACTGTGGGCCTGAGGCTGAAGAACTTCTTTGAGGGGCACTTCAAGTGTGAAGTGCCAGCCACACTTTTTGAGATCTGTAAGCTTTCGGAAGACGAGTGGACCTCCCAGGCCCACCCAGGCTACGGAGCCGGCACGGGGCTCCTGGCCTGGATGGAGTGCTGCTGTGTCTCCAGTGGCATCTCAGAGAGGATGCTGTCTCTCTTGGTGGTGGACGTGGGCAATCCTGAGGAGGTCAGACTGTTCAGCAAAGGCTTTCTGGTGGCCCTGGTACAAGTCATGCCTTGGTGCAGCCCTCAGGAGTGGCAGCGCCTTCACCAGCTGACCAGGAGACTGCTGGAGAAGCAGCTTCTCCATGTCCCGTATAGCCTGGAATATATTCAGTTTGTTCCCCTGCTCAACCTGAAGCCGTTTGCCCAGGAGCTGCAACTCTCCGTACTCTTCCTGAGGactttccagtttctctgcagCCAGAGCTGTCATAATTGGCTTCCTCTGGAGGGCTGGAACCATGTGGTCAAACTCCTCTGTGGCAGTCTGACCCGCCTGCTGGACTCAGTCAGGCTGATACAGTCAGCTGGCCCTTGGGCCCAAGGACCAGAGCAGGACCTGACCCAGGAAGCCCTGTTTGTTTACACCCAGGTGTTCTGCCATGCTCTGCATATCATGGCCATGCTCCACCCGGAGGTCTGTGAGCCACTCTACGTTTTAGCCTTGGAAACCCTCACCTGCTATGAGACTCTGAGCAAGACCAACCCTTCTGTCAGCTCCTTGCTCCAGAGGGCGCACGAGCAGCGCTTCTTAAAGTCCATTGCTGAGGGCATCAGCCCGGAAGAACGGCGCCAAACCCTGTTGCAGAAGATGAACAGCTTCTGA